GATTCAGCGTGCTTATACTTTGAACTTGGAAGTTACGTTCCGCCTCTTCACTTAAGGACTGACCATGAGCGCTCCGCTTACCATTGCTAAGAATCAAAAAGTCACGCTGCAACTTCTTCCGGCGCTGGCCAACCGCCACGGACTGATTACCGGCGCTACGGGTACGGGGAAAACCGTGACCCTACAAAAAATGGCAGAGCAGTTCTCTCGTATTGGTGTTCCCGTATTTTTGGCCGACGTAAAAGGCGACTTGTCCGGCATCGCGGCTGCCGGCTCGCCTTCCGATAAATTACAGAAAAGATTAGATGCTTTGCAGGTCACTGACTGGTCGCCGCAGGCGTGTCCGATCATTCCGTGGGATATTTTTGCCGAAAAAGGTCACCCTATTCGTGCCACGGTATCCGATTTGGGCCCGCTGTTGTTGTCTCGCCTGCTGGATTTAAACGATGTGCAGTCCGGCGTATTGCAGCTGGTGTTTAAAATTGCCGATGACAGCAACCTGCTGCTGCTCGATATGAAAGACCTCCGCGCCGTAGTGCAGTTTGTTGGTGATAATGCCAAACAGTTCACCACCCAGTATGGCAATATTTCTACCGCTTCCATTGGCGCTATTCAGCGCGGATTACTGACGCTGGATCAGCAAGGCGGCGATCATTTCTTTGGCGAGCCCATGTTAGATATCAAAGATCTGATGCGCTGCGACGCCAATGGGCAAGGCATTATTAATCTGCTGGCCGCCGACAAGCTTATCAATCAGCCGAAGCTCTACTCGGTATTCCTCCTATGGCTGCTGGCCGAGCTGTTTGAACAGCTGCCTGAGGTCGGTGACGTTGAGCAACCAAAGCTGGTGTTCTTCTTCGATGAGGCTCATTTGCTGTTTAACGACGCGCCTAGCGCCCTACTGGATAAAATAGAGCAGGTAGTACGCCTGATCCGCTCTAAAGGCGTAGGGATCTATTTCGTCACCCAGAACCCACTGGATATCCCGGATAACGTTCTCGGCCAACTGGGCAATCGCGTTCAACATGCGCTACGCGCGTTTACCCCACGCGATCAAAAAGCCGTGAAAGCCGCAGCGCAAACCCTGCGCGCAAATCCCGAATTCAGCACCGAGCAGGCCATTACCGAGCTGGGCGTAGGCGAAGCATTGGTTTCATTCCTGGATGAAAGCGGCCGTCCAACTATCGTTGAGCGCGCGATGGTTATCGCGCCCGAATCCCGTATGGGGCCGTTAACCGCCGATGAATTGAATCACGCCCTAAATCATTCGCCGCTTTATGGTCGCTATGACGAAGCCGTCGATCGCGAATCCGCCTATGAAAAAATAACCCAGCAGGGTTTCAGCACGGTTGAAAGCGGCGATGAAAAGGCCAGCGCTGAGGACGTGAAAAAACCAGAGGCCAACGCGCAAGAAGGTGGTGGATTGATGGGCAGCTTGAATGAAATTCTGTTCGGCACCACCGGTCCTCGCGGCGGCAAGAAAGATGGGGTGGTACAAACCGCCGCAAAAAGCATGGCGCGTCAGGTAGGAAGTTCACTAGGCCGCCAAATTTTGCGCGGCGTTTTAGGCTCGATTATGGGCGGGCGTAAATAACCACCGGCTTTCTTATGCTCTTACTTATGCCTCGCATGATTTATCATCGGGGCATCTGATGTCATTTCCGTACAAAGCGAACCTCTGATGCTGTTGCTGATCGATAACTACGACTCCTTTACCTACAACCTCTATCAATACTTTTGCGAACTCGACGCCGACGTTATCGTTCGCCGCAACGACGATCTCACTCTTGAGCAAATCGAAGCGCTGGCGCCTTCGCATCTGGTGATATCACCGGGACCTTGTACGCCAAATGATGCAGGGATTTCTCTAGCCGCCATCGAACACTTTGCAGGGAAAATACCCTTGTTAGGCGTGTGCTTAGGTCATCAGGCCTTAGGACAGGTTTTCGGTGCCAACGTGGTTCGCGCTCGTCAGGTCATGCATGGCAAAACCAGCGCCATTCGCCATACCAACAGCGGCGTATTTCATGGCTTAAATAACCCGCTAACGGTAACGCGCTACCATTCATTGATTCTGGAAAAAGAGACGCTGCCCAATTGCTTAGAGATTACTGCATGGAGTGAACGCAACGGCGAACCCGACGAGATAATGGGCGTACGGCATCGTACCCTAGACGTTGAGGGCGTGCAGTTTCATCCCGAAAGCATTTTAAGCGAGCAGGGCCACCAGCTATTGAAGAATTTTTTGCAGCGCTAGAAACAAAATTCCCGCCAACAGCGGCGGGAATCTCAGATGATGGCATAAAACTCAATGTCAGAGATTATGGCAGTACTTTTACCGACGTAATCACGATCGGCTTAGAAGGGACATTCTGGTATGGGCCAACGTTCTCAGTGCGTACCTGAGCAATTTTGTCGACGACGTCCATCCCCTTAGTCACTTTACCAAATACCGCGTAACCAAAATCACGCTGGCCATGGTCTAAGAAGGCATTATCGGCAACGTTAATAAAGAATTGGCTAGTTGCACTGTCTTTTTCAGCGGTACGCGCCATGGCGATAGTGCCGCGCAGGTTACGCAAACCGTTATCTGCTTCGTTTTTGATTGGCGCATTAGTCGTTTTCTGCTGCATGTCCGCAGTGAATCCACCGCCCTGCACCATAAAACCTGGGATTACACGATGAAAAATCGTGTTGTTGTAATATCCGCTGTTCACGTAGTCGAGGAAGTTCTTCACCGACACCGGCGCTTTTTGACTATCTAACTCAATTTCAATATTACCAGCGGTCGTCGACAGTAAAACATGGCTGTTCGCAGCCAATGCGGCCGGAGCCATTACCGTCAGCGAAAATAGCGCGGTTAGGGTGACGAATACTCTCTTGAACATGACACATCCTTTCTCAGCGGGCTTTTTCAAAGCAGGTGAACAACAAATTAACTTATCGATTCTAATTAGGCGCTAGCCTATTAGCTACCCATTTACTCACATTTACTTAACGATGGGATAAGTCTGAAAAAATGCCGCCTCTTAACGACGAAAAATGCCTGATTTTGCAATCAAGATCACACTTCATCCTCCACCTAATTATTCAAAAATGAATTTTTGCGAACTGACTCGCAAACCGATTGATGGAAGTTGCTAGTCTTAAACCAAAATGAGAGCGCTCTCATTTTATGATAAATGCAAAAAACACTATCTGATTTATCAGGTTTATGAGGCGGGTGATAAACCCAACGCTATTTGTCTCGCGGCTCCTCTGTTGCCCTGATGATCATCGAAACCCTCATTGCCAGATAAAACGGAGACTCTCGCATGATCCCGATAAAAGTTGCCATCATCGGTGGAGGCAGCAGTTATACACCGGAATTGGTTGAAGGCATTATCCAGCGTGCTCAGCAAATTCCGCTGTCTGAATTGGCGTTGGTTGACGTTGAAGCAGGCCGTCACAAGGTTGAGATCATTGCCGATCTCACGCGTCGAATGCTGGCACGCCATGGCTTTGAGCAGGTGAAGGTCAGCGTCCATTTCACCCCCGATGATGCCATTCGTGGAGCCAGTTTTGTATTAACTCAGCTGCGCGTAGGTCAGTTACCGGCACGTGCGGCTGACGAACACCTCGGCTTAAAGTTTGGATTAATAGGGCAAGAAACCACCGGCGTCGGCGGTTTTGCTAAAGCGCTGCGCACTATTCCTGTCATGTTGAATATCGCTCGCAAAGTTGAACAGCTGGCACCCGATGCTTGGATCATTAACTTCACCAATCCAGCAGGTATCGTTACCGAAGCGGTTTCTCGCTACACCAAAGCCAAAATCATTGGCCTGTGCAACGTTCCCGTCACCATGCATCACATGATTGCCAAAATGCTGCAGCGCCCATATCGAGACGTCCAGCTGCGTTTCGCGGGCCTAAACCATATGGTGTGGGTGCATCAGGTCACCGCCGATGGACAAGACCAGACGCAACGGGTCATCGACATGCTTTGCGATGGCGCGGCGCTCACCATGAATAACATCAAAGAAGAGCCGTGGCCGCCAGAGTTTCTGCGCGCGCTAGGTGCCATACCCTGCCCCTATCACCGCTATTTCTATCGAACCAGCACGATGCTGAAAGATGAAATCGCCGAGGCTAGCGCCGAAGGCACCCGCGCTGAACAGGTGATGGACGTTGAGAAAGCGCTCTTTGCGCTATATGCCGACCCAAATTTAGACCACAAACCAGAACAGTTAAGTTTCCGCGGCGGCTCATTTTATTCAGAGGTTGCGCTAGAGCTCATATGCGCGATCCACAATAATCTCGGCACCCGTTTGGTCGTCAACACGCTAAACCGTGGGGCAATTCACGACCTGCCTGCTGATGCCGTGATCGAAACCGACTGCATCGTAGATGCTCAAGGTGCGCACCCTCTCGCATTCGGTTCTCTCCCCGTGTCCATGGTGGGTCTCACACAGCAGGTGAAATCTTTCGAACGTCTGACGATTGAAGCCGCCGTACACGGCGACAGAAAATCTGCGCTGCTAGCGCTGGTCACTAACCCGTTAATCGGCGACGCGGGACTGGCTTCACCTTTATTGGATGAAGTGCTAGCCGTAAACAAAGCGTATCTGCCACAATTTAATTAACCGCAATACCTTCGTTGCTTCGCCGCAAGGAGGGATTTGGATTCAATTATCATAAGGAATTTGACCATGACGACGCTTGAAGACGTTGCTGCATTTGCAGGTGTTTCTCGCGCCACCGTTTCACGCGTGGTGAATGGCGATAGCAACGTCAAAGAAAAAACGCGTCTCATGGTTGAAGCCGCCATCACCGAGTTAGGTTATAGCCCACACCCAGCCGCGCGGGCGCTGGCGTCGAACCAAAGCCAAACGATCGGCTTAGTCACGACCTCTTATCGCGGTGGTTTTTTTGGTGCGCTGATGGATAACGTACAAAGTGAAGCGGAAAGTCGCCGTAAGCAGCTCTTGGTGACACAGGGAAAAAACAGCGCCGACAACGAATGGCAGGCCATTCAGCGTTTATATAACCTACGCTGTGATGGGCTAATCCTACACGTGAGAGCGCTGAGCGATGAGCAACTCTGCAAGCTGGCGCAAGAAGGCAAAGCCTTTACGATTTTGGATCGTTTAGTGCCAGGCCTTGAAGATCGTTGCATCACCTTCGATCATCACCGCGCCAGCCAAATGGCAACAAAACGGCTTATTGATTTAGGCCACACAAAAATTGCCTGTATCAGCGGCCCTTCCTCTCGCCATTCCAGCCAGCTACGCCGCCAAGGTT
This is a stretch of genomic DNA from Hafnia alvei. It encodes these proteins:
- a CDS encoding 6-phospho-beta-glucosidase, with product MIPIKVAIIGGGSSYTPELVEGIIQRAQQIPLSELALVDVEAGRHKVEIIADLTRRMLARHGFEQVKVSVHFTPDDAIRGASFVLTQLRVGQLPARAADEHLGLKFGLIGQETTGVGGFAKALRTIPVMLNIARKVEQLAPDAWIINFTNPAGIVTEAVSRYTKAKIIGLCNVPVTMHHMIAKMLQRPYRDVQLRFAGLNHMVWVHQVTADGQDQTQRVIDMLCDGAALTMNNIKEEPWPPEFLRALGAIPCPYHRYFYRTSTMLKDEIAEASAEGTRAEQVMDVEKALFALYADPNLDHKPEQLSFRGGSFYSEVALELICAIHNNLGTRLVVNTLNRGAIHDLPADAVIETDCIVDAQGAHPLAFGSLPVSMVGLTQQVKSFERLTIEAAVHGDRKSALLALVTNPLIGDAGLASPLLDEVLAVNKAYLPQFN
- a CDS encoding aminodeoxychorismate synthase component II, which encodes MLLLIDNYDSFTYNLYQYFCELDADVIVRRNDDLTLEQIEALAPSHLVISPGPCTPNDAGISLAAIEHFAGKIPLLGVCLGHQALGQVFGANVVRARQVMHGKTSAIRHTNSGVFHGLNNPLTVTRYHSLILEKETLPNCLEITAWSERNGEPDEIMGVRHRTLDVEGVQFHPESILSEQGHQLLKNFLQR
- a CDS encoding LacI family DNA-binding transcriptional regulator, which produces MTTLEDVAAFAGVSRATVSRVVNGDSNVKEKTRLMVEAAITELGYSPHPAARALASNQSQTIGLVTTSYRGGFFGALMDNVQSEAESRRKQLLVTQGKNSADNEWQAIQRLYNLRCDGLILHVRALSDEQLCKLAQEGKAFTILDRLVPGLEDRCITFDHHRASQMATKRLIDLGHTKIACISGPSSRHSSQLRRQGFLDAMDADRLLPVACLEGDYDMQSGYQMADKLLQSRRPTAIYCCNEEMAIGALLAITEHRLTIPNDISLICYDSGERAAFVRPALTSIHFPITDMARHATERLIDPECTAEVFIPTIIDRSSVIATKR
- a CDS encoding helicase HerA-like C-terminal domain-containing protein, with the translated sequence MSAPLTIAKNQKVTLQLLPALANRHGLITGATGTGKTVTLQKMAEQFSRIGVPVFLADVKGDLSGIAAAGSPSDKLQKRLDALQVTDWSPQACPIIPWDIFAEKGHPIRATVSDLGPLLLSRLLDLNDVQSGVLQLVFKIADDSNLLLLDMKDLRAVVQFVGDNAKQFTTQYGNISTASIGAIQRGLLTLDQQGGDHFFGEPMLDIKDLMRCDANGQGIINLLAADKLINQPKLYSVFLLWLLAELFEQLPEVGDVEQPKLVFFFDEAHLLFNDAPSALLDKIEQVVRLIRSKGVGIYFVTQNPLDIPDNVLGQLGNRVQHALRAFTPRDQKAVKAAAQTLRANPEFSTEQAITELGVGEALVSFLDESGRPTIVERAMVIAPESRMGPLTADELNHALNHSPLYGRYDEAVDRESAYEKITQQGFSTVESGDEKASAEDVKKPEANAQEGGGLMGSLNEILFGTTGPRGGKKDGVVQTAAKSMARQVGSSLGRQILRGVLGSIMGGRK
- the ppiA gene encoding peptidylprolyl isomerase A, with product MFKRVFVTLTALFSLTVMAPAALAANSHVLLSTTAGNIEIELDSQKAPVSVKNFLDYVNSGYYNNTIFHRVIPGFMVQGGGFTADMQQKTTNAPIKNEADNGLRNLRGTIAMARTAEKDSATSQFFINVADNAFLDHGQRDFGYAVFGKVTKGMDVVDKIAQVRTENVGPYQNVPSKPIVITSVKVLP